Proteins encoded by one window of Arabidopsis thaliana chromosome 2, partial sequence:
- the LBD8 gene encoding LOB domain-containing protein 8 (LOB domain-containing protein 8 (LBD8); CONTAINS InterPro DOMAIN/s: Lateral organ boundaries, LOB (InterPro:IPR004883); BEST Arabidopsis thaliana protein match is: LOB domain-containing protein 5 (TAIR:AT1G36000.1); Has 712 Blast hits to 709 proteins in 20 species: Archae - 0; Bacteria - 0; Metazoa - 0; Fungi - 0; Plants - 712; Viruses - 0; Other Eukaryotes - 0 (source: NCBI BLink).), giving the protein MEPLGDRRPCCVCITKNRNCPRFCEYAEYFPYELRSHYESTNELFGTPKIIKMMRHAPEEKKQMLATSIIMEGNAWTNDPVSGGFGMVQKIMWKIMLHKAYLHELEEKIKEEKEKIELHL; this is encoded by the exons ATGGAACCACTAGGAGATCGTCGTCCTTGCTGCGTATGTAtcaccaaaaatagaaattgtcCTAGATTCTGCGAATATGCGGAATACTTTCCATATGAGTT gCGAAGTCATTATGAAAGTACTAATGAATTGTTTGGCACACCAAAGATCATTAAGATGATGAGGCATGCtcctgaagaaaaaaaacaaatgcttGCAACTTCCATAATCATGGAAGGTAATGCTTGGACAAATGATCCTGTAAGTGGTGGATTTGGTATGGTGCAAAAGATCATGTGGAAGATTATGTTACACAAAGCCTACCTTCATGAACTCGAGGAGAAGATtaaggaagagaaggaaaaaatcGAGCTTCATCTTTAA
- the FVE gene encoding Transducin family protein / WD-40 repeat family protein (FVE; FUNCTIONS IN: metal ion binding; INVOLVED IN: flower development, unidimensional cell growth, trichome morphogenesis, leaf morphogenesis; LOCATED IN: nucleolus, nucleus, CUL4 RING ubiquitin ligase complex, cytoplasm; EXPRESSED IN: guard cell; CONTAINS InterPro DOMAIN/s: Histone-binding protein RBBP4 (InterPro:IPR022052), WD40 repeat 2 (InterPro:IPR019782), WD40 repeat-like-containing domain (InterPro:IPR011046), WD40-repeat-containing domain (InterPro:IPR017986), WD40/YVTN repeat-like-containing domain (InterPro:IPR015943), WD40 repeat (InterPro:IPR001680), WD40 repeat, subgroup (InterPro:IPR019781); BEST Arabidopsis thaliana protein match is: nucleosome/chromatin assembly factor group C5 (TAIR:AT4G29730.1); Has 27643 Blast hits to 19007 proteins in 669 species: Archae - 18; Bacteria - 3366; Metazoa - 11144; Fungi - 6221; Plants - 3473; Viruses - 0; Other Eukaryotes - 3421 (source: NCBI BLink).), translated as MESDEAAAVSPQATTPSGGTGASGPKKRGRKPKTKEDSQTPSSQQQSDVKMKESGKKTQQSPSVDEKYSQWKGLVPILYDWLANHNLVWPSLSCRWGPQLEQATYKNRQRLYLSEQTDGSVPNTLVIANCEVVKPRVAAAEHISQFNEEARSPFVKKYKTIIHPGEVNRIRELPQNSKIVATHTDSPDVLIWDVETQPNRHAVLGAANSRPDLILTGHQDNAEFALAMCPTEPFVLSGGKDKSVVLWSIQDHITTIGTDSKSSGSIIKQTGEGTDKNESPTVGPRGVYHGHEDTVEDVAFSPTSAQEFCSVGDDSCLILWDARTGTNPVTKVEKAHDADLHCVDWNPHDDNLILTGSADNTVRLFDRRKLTANGVGSPIYKFEGHKAAVLCVQWSPDKSSVFGSSAEDGLLNIWDYDRVSKKSDRAAKSPAGLFFQHAGHRDKVVDFHWNASDPWTIVSVSDDCETTGGGGTLQIWRMSDLIYRPEEEVVAELEKFKSHVMTCASKP; from the exons atgGAGAGCGACGAAGCAGCAGCAGTGTCTCCTCAAGCAACGACACCGAGCGGAGGAACCGGAGCTTCTGGGccgaagaagagaggtcgGAAACCTAAAACCAAGGAAGATTCTCAGACGCCGTCGTCTCAGCAACAGAGCGATgttaaaatgaaagaaagtgGGAAGAAAACGCAGCAGTCGCCGAGTGTTGACGAGAAGTACTCTCAGTGGAAAGGTCTCGTCCCCATTCTCTACGACTGGCTCGCTAACCATAACCTCGTCTGGCCTTCACTCTCTTGCAG atgGGGTCCGCAGCTTGAGCAAGCAACCTACAAGAATCGCCAGCGTCTGTACCTCTCAGAGCAA ACTGATGGAAGTGTGCCCAATACTTTGGTCATAGCAAATTGTGAAGTTGTTAAGCCAAGGGTTGCTGCAGCAGAGCACATTTCTCAG TTCAATGAAGAAGCACGTTCTCCATTTGTGAAGAAGTACAAGACCATCATTCACCCTGGAGAG GTTAACAGAATCAGGGAACTCCCACAGAATAGTAAGATTGTTGCTACTCACACCGACAGTCCTGAT GTTCTCATTTGGGATGTTGAAACCCAACCAAACCGTCATGCTGTGCTTGGAGCTGCAAATTCCCGTCCAGATTTG ATACTAACTGGGCACCAAGATAATGCTGAATTTGCTCTTGCCATGTGCCCAACGGAACCCTTTGTGCTCTCCGGAG GCAAGGACAAGTCAGTTGTTTTGTGGAGTATCCAAGATCACATCACAACGATTGGGACAGATTCCAAATCATCTGGATCTATCATCAAACAGACTGGTGAAGGTACTGATAAGAATGAGAGTCCTACTGTTGGCCCACGAGGTGTATATCATGGCCATGAAGATACAGTTGAAGATGTGGCATTCAGCCCGACGAG TGCACAAGAATTCTGCAGTGTTGGTGATGATTCTTGCCTTATACTATGGGATGCGAGAACTGGCACAAACCCTGTCACGAAG gTTGAAAAAGCGCATGATGCTGATCTTCATTGTGTTGATTGGAATCCTCATGACGACAATCTGATCCTGACAGG GTCAGCAGACAACACTGTCCGGTTGTTTGATCGTAGGAAGCTTACCGCTAATGGAGTTGGTTCGCCTATTTACAAATTTGAGGGACACAAAGCTGCTGTTCTTTGTGTTCAG TGGTCTCCTGATAAGTCATCCGTCTTTGGGAGCTCTGCAGAAGATGGTCTCTTGAACATCTGGGATTATGACAGG GTCAGTAAGAAGTCTGATCGTGCAGCTAAAAGCCCCGCTGGGCTCTTCTTCCAGCATGCTGGTCACAG GGACAAAGTTGTTGATTTCCACTGGAATGCTTCAGACCCTTGGACTATTGTCAGTGTTTCTGATGACTGTGAGACTACTGGTGGAGGTGGAACATTGCAG ATATGGCGGATGAGTGACTTGATTTACagaccagaagaagaagtcgtGGCAGAATTGGAGAAGTTCAAGTCGCATGTTATGACTTGTGCCTCCAAGCCTTAA
- a CDS encoding uncharacterized protein (unknown protein; BEST Arabidopsis thaliana protein match is: unknown protein (TAIR:AT1G55160.2); Has 461 Blast hits to 346 proteins in 80 species: Archae - 0; Bacteria - 16; Metazoa - 89; Fungi - 28; Plants - 57; Viruses - 0; Other Eukaryotes - 271 (source: NCBI BLink).): protein MESSPSGSEPPQKVVSKLQKVGWRATMIFNLGFAAYIFAIKREKDIDADEKKKVKKGSEARHKGVKKGAVNTEIEKKGAEETDKAKEAETAIPEKEETKLIPELDPLFEFTDATDQSMFQTVATEHVKVARKPIPEDEQKELFKWILEEKRKIEPKDRKEKKQIDEEKAILKQFIRAERIPKLLPDDSVDSSLRDWDKFFSK from the exons ATGGAATCATCTCCTTCTGGATCCGAACCTCCGCAGAAAGTCGTTTCTAAACTGCAGAAAGTAGGCTGGCGAGCTACGATGATCTTCAATCTCGGTTTTGCAG CTTATATATTTGCGATAAAACGAGAAAAGGACATTGATGCggacgagaagaagaaagttaaaAAGGGCAGCGAGGCTAGACATAAAGGTGTGAAAAAGGGTGCTGTTAACACCGAAATCGAGAAGAAAGGTGCAGAAGAAACTGATAAGGCTAAGGAAGCAGAAACTGCAATAccggagaaggaagaaaccAAACTGATCCCTGAACTGGATCCACTGTTTGAATTTACAGATGCAACTGATCAATCCATGTTTCAAACTGTGGCAACTGAACATGTAAAGGTAGCAAGGAAACCAATTCCAGAAGATGAGCAAAAGGAGCTTTTCAAGTGGATATTggaagagaaaaggaagatAGAACCAAAagacagaaaagaaaagaaacaaatcgaTGAAGAGAAAGCTATTCTGAAACAGTTCATTCGTGCTGAGAGGATTCCAAAACTTCTACCTGATGATTCCGTTGATTCTTCACTTCGTGATTGGGACAAATTCTTCTCCAAGTAG
- a CDS encoding Transducin family protein / WD-40 repeat family protein (Transducin family protein / WD-40 repeat family protein; CONTAINS InterPro DOMAIN/s: Histone-binding protein RBBP4 (InterPro:IPR022052), WD40 repeat 2 (InterPro:IPR019782), WD40 repeat-like-containing domain (InterPro:IPR011046), WD40-repeat-containing domain (InterPro:IPR017986), WD40/YVTN repeat-like-containing domain (InterPro:IPR015943), WD40 repeat (InterPro:IPR001680), WD40 repeat, subgroup (InterPro:IPR019781); BEST Arabidopsis thaliana protein match is: Transducin family protein / WD-40 repeat family protein (TAIR:AT2G16780.1); Has 21764 Blast hits to 15460 proteins in 558 species: Archae - 2; Bacteria - 1508; Metazoa - 8621; Fungi - 5109; Plants - 3695; Viruses - 0; Other Eukaryotes - 2829 (source: NCBI BLink).), whose product MGRNVKTKAKRKNKKKAEASSSEIPSIPTRVWQPGVDTLEDGEELQCDPSAYNSLHGFHVGWPCLSFDILGDKLGLNRTEFPHTLYMVAGTQAEKAAHNSIGLFKITNVSGKRRDVVPKTFGNGEDEDEDDEDDSDSDDDDGDEASKTPNIQVRRVAHHGCVNRIRAMPQNSHICVSWADSGHVQVWDMSSHLNALAESETEGKDGTSPVLNQAPLVNFSGHKDEGYAIDWSPATAGRLLSGDCKSMIHLWEPASGSWAVDPIPFAGHTASVEDLQWSPAEENVFASCSVDGSVAVWDIRLGKSPALSFKAHNADVNVISWNRLASCMLASGSDDGTFSIRDLRLIKGGDAVVAHFEYHKHPITSIEWSAHEASTLAVTSGDNQLTIWDLSLEKDEEEEAEFNAQTKELVNTPQDLPPQLLFVHQGQKDLKELHWHNQIPGMIISTAGDGFNILMPYNIQNTLPSELPA is encoded by the exons atgggTCGCAACGTCAAAACCAAGgcaaagaggaagaacaag AAGAAAGCAGAGGCGTCTTCTTCCGAGATACCATCGATACCAACTAGGGTTTGGCAACCAGGTGTTGATACCcttgaagatggagaagaacttCAGTGTGACCCTTCTGCTTATAATTCTCTCCATGGCTTCCATGTTGGTTGGCCCTGTCTGAG CTTTGACATTTTAGGTGATAAGTTGGGTTTGAACCGAACTGAGTTTCCTCACACACTTTATATGGTGGCTGGGACTCAG gcTGAGAAAGCAGCTCATAACTCCATAGGGTTATTTAAAATCACCAACGTATCTGGTAAGAGACGTGATGTTGTGCCTAAGACATTTGGCAATGgtgaggatgaggatgaggatgacGAAGATGACAGTGACAGCGATGATGATGACGGAGATGAAGCTTCTAAAACTCCAAATATTCAG GTTCGAAGGGTTGCTCACCATGGATGTGTTAACCGTATACGTGCAATGCCACAAAACTCTCATATCTGTGTCTCTTGGGCAGATTCTGGTCATGTACAG GTCTGGGACATGAGCTCTCATCTTAATGCTTTAGCCGAATCAGAAACAGAGGGTAAAGATGGAACTTCACCGGTTCTTAACCAAGCACCCTTGGTTAACTTTTCTGGTCACAAAGATGAAGGCTATGCTATAGACTGGAGTCCTGCAACCGCTGGAAGACTTCTTTCCG GGGACTGCAAGAGTATGATTCACCTGTGGGAGCCAGCTTCTGGTTCATGGGCTGTTGATCCTATTCCGTTCGCTGGACACACTGCAAGTGTTGAAGATTTACAA TGGAGTCCAGCCGAAGAAAACGTGTTTGCCTCATGTTCTGTGGATGGGAGTGTTGCAGTCTGGGATATTCGACTTGGGAAGTCCCCTGCACTATCTTTCAAGGCACATAACGCAGATGTGAATGTCATCTCATGGAACAG GCTGGCTAGTTGCATGTTGGCCTCAGGAAGTGATGACGGGACATTCTCCATCCGTGATCTTAGACTGATCAAA GGTGGAGATGCTGTGGTAGCACATTTTGAGTACCATAAGCATCCTATTACGTCAATTGAATGGAGCGCTCATGAAGCTTCGACACTTGCAGTCACTTCCGGTGATAACCAGCTCAC GATATGGGATCTATCCTTAGAgaaggatgaagaagaagaggcagaGTTCAATGCACAGACCAAGGAACTAGTCAACACACCTCAAGACTTGCCTCCTCAGCTTCTCTTTGTTCACCAA GGACAAAAAGATCTGAAGGAACTTCACTGGCACAACCAGATTCCGGGGATGATCATCTCAACTGCTGGTGATGGTTTCAACATCTTAATGCCTTACAACATTCAGAACACGCTTCCGTCTGAGCTACCAGCCTGA
- a CDS encoding alpha/beta-Hydrolases superfamily protein (alpha/beta-Hydrolases superfamily protein; CONTAINS InterPro DOMAIN/s: Alpha/beta hydrolase fold-1 (InterPro:IPR000073); BEST Arabidopsis thaliana protein match is: alpha/beta-Hydrolases superfamily protein (TAIR:AT3G47590.1); Has 2529 Blast hits to 2526 proteins in 648 species: Archae - 23; Bacteria - 1261; Metazoa - 31; Fungi - 57; Plants - 183; Viruses - 7; Other Eukaryotes - 967 (source: NCBI BLink).), whose translation MKPTKIVIPNRRNEKLVGLLHETGSKEVVVLCHGFRSDKTNKILKNVATALEKEKISSFRFDFSGNGDSEGTFYYGNFNSEAEDDLHYVIQHLSSSNIMNRLVPVILGHSKGGDVVLLYASKFPDYIRNVVNISGRFDLKNDVRLGDGYIEKIKEQGFIDATEGKSCFRVTQESLMDRLNTDMHQACLNIDKQCKVLTVHGSDDTVVPGEDAKEFAKVIPNHKLEIVEGANHGYTKHQKELVSIAVEFTKTAIVEQHNLLVVFGRWLIIVMIVVTFYMSVFDHLIKVYPLLVIFKLENVMSRIQQLIYLIFFYLLRIKLLLGLWLLLLERRM comes from the coding sequence ATGAAGCCAACGAAGATCGTGATTCCGAACCGCCGCAACGAGAAGCTCGTGGGTCTGCTTCACGAAACTGGATCAAAAGAAGTTGTGGTCTTATGCCATGGCTTTAGATCGGACAAGACCAACAAGATTCTCAAAAACGTGGCTACAgctttggagaaagaaaaaatcagcTCTTTTCGTTTCGATTTCTCTGGTAACGGAGATAGTGAAGGAACTTTCTATTATGGTAACTTCAACAGTGAAGCAGAGGATGATCTGCATTACGTTATTCAACACTTGTCCTCCTCTAACATCATGAACCGTCTAGTTCCTGTCATTCTTGGTCATAGTAAAGGTGGTGATGTCGTTCTTCTCTATGCTTCCAAGTTTCCCGATTATATCCGCAATGTCGTCAATATCTCTGGACGTTTTGATCTTAAGAATGATGTGCGTCTCGGAGATGGTTATATAGAAAAGATTAAGGAACAGGGGTTTATTGATGCTACAGAGGGCAAATCTTGTTTTCGTGTTACTCAAGAGTCTTTAATGGATAGGTTAAACACTGATATGCATCAAGCTTGTCTCAATATTGATAAACAATGCAAAGTTTTGACAGTTCATGGTTCGGATGATACCGTGGTACCTGGGGAAGATGCTAAGGAGTTTGCAAAGGTTATACCGAATCATAAGCTGGAGATTGTGGAAGGAGCTAATCATGGTTACACCAAACATCAGAAGGAATTGGTTTCCATAGCGGTGGAGTTTACCAAGACTGCGATTGTTGAACAACACAATTTGTTAGTTGTCTTTGGGAGATGGCTCATCATCGTCATGATAGTTGTTACATTCTACATGAGTGTTTTCGATCATTTAATCAAAGTTTATCCACTACTTGTAATTTTCAAATTGGAGAATGTTATGAGCagaattcaacaattaatctacttgatttttttttacttgttaaGGATTAAACTATTATTAGGCTTGTGGCTTCTGTTACTGGAGAGGAGAatgtaa
- the EER5 gene encoding proteasome family protein yields MCSAFVQEFRNWESAWALEALYVVCYEIRVLAEKADKDLTSNGKSPEKLKAAGSLLMKVFGVLAGKGPKRVGALYVTCQLFKTYFKLGTVNLCRSVIRSIETARIFDFEEFPRRDKVTYMYYTGRLEVFNENFPAADTKLSYALQNCNPKRERNIRMILKYLVPVKLSLGIIPKDELLRNYNLHEYTKIVQALRKGDLRLLRHALQEHEDRFLRSGVYLVLEKLELQVYQRLMKKIYINQKLSDPARAHQLKLEGIAKALRWLDMDMDLDEVECIMTILIYKNLVKGYLAHKSKVVVLSKQDPFPKLNGKPVSS; encoded by the exons ATGTGCAGTGCATTTGTTCAGGAGTTTCGTAATTGGGAATCTGCTTGGGCATTGGAAGCTCTGTATGTAGTTTGTTATGAAATTCGAGTTCTTGCGGAAAAG GCTGATAAAGATTTAACTTCTAATGGAAAGTCTCCAGAGAAATTAAAAGCAGCTGGGTCTCTTCTCATGAAAGTTTTTGGAGTTCTTGCT GGGAAAGGTCCAAAACGAGTCGGAGCATTATATGTGACTTGCCAATTGTTCAAGACCTACTTTAAG cTTGGAACCGTCAATCTTTGTCGAAGTGTAATAAGAAGTATCGAAACTGCTCGGATATTTGACTTTGAGGAGTTTCCAAGAAGAGATAAG GTTACATACATGTATTATACCGGCCGATTAGAAGTCTTCAACGAAAATTTTCCTGCT GCTGATACAAAGCTATCATATGCCTTGCAAAATTGCAACCCCAAAAGAGAACGAAATATAAG GATGATATTAAAGTATTTGGTACCGGTGAAGCTTTCTTTAGGAATTATACCAAAAGATGAGCTCCTGCGAAATTATAATCTGCATGAG TACACAAAGATTGTGCAAGCTCTGAGAAAGGGTGATCTAAGGCTTCTCCGGCATGCTCTTCAAGAACATGAAGATCG GTTCTTGAGGTCGGGTGTGTATCTTGTCTTGGAAAAGCTAGAGCTCCAAGTCTACCAGAGACTCATGAAGAAAAT TTATATAAACCAGAAGCTGAGTGATCCAGCGAGAGCTCACCAGCTGAAGCTTGAAGGGATTGCCAAAGCACTAAGATGGCTAGATATGGACATGGATCTGGACGAG GTGGAATGTATAATGACGATATTGATATACAAAAACCTTGTGAAAGGTTATTTAGCTCACAAGAGCAAAGTGGTAGTTCTAAGCAAGCAAGATCCTTTCCCTAAACTAAACGGGAAGCCTGTTAGCTCATAA
- the EER5 gene encoding proteasome family protein (ENHANCED ETHYLENE RESPONSE 5 (EER5); CONTAINS InterPro DOMAIN/s: Proteasome component (PCI) domain (InterPro:IPR000717), PCI/PINT associated module (InterPro:IPR013143); Has 771 Blast hits to 770 proteins in 220 species: Archae - 0; Bacteria - 0; Metazoa - 260; Fungi - 323; Plants - 58; Viruses - 0; Other Eukaryotes - 130 (source: NCBI BLink).), with amino-acid sequence MAYVSMGEAHRRITEYLNRFCDAVSYQDSSTLCRLLSFSSNSPPLLSLADALNVFQDSSSLIRQSDRFSEYGEILAHVFRSLQSYRVGNLVEAYLAFDKFANAFVQEFRNWESAWALEALYVVCYEIRVLAEKADKDLTSNGKSPEKLKAAGSLLMKVFGVLAGKGPKRVGALYVTCQLFKTYFKLGTVNLCRSVIRSIETARIFDFEEFPRRDKVTYMYYTGRLEVFNENFPAADTKLSYALQNCNPKRERNIRMILKYLVPVKLSLGIIPKDELLRNYNLHEYTKIVQALRKGDLRLLRHALQEHEDRFLRSGVYLVLEKLELQVYQRLMKKIYINQKLSDPARAHQLKLEGIAKALRWLDMDMDLDEVECIMTILIYKNLVKGYLAHKSKVVVLSKQDPFPKLNGKPVSS; translated from the exons ATGGCGTACGTTAGTATGGGTGAAGCTCACCGGAGAATCACTGAATACCTAAACCGATTCTGCGACGCCGTTTCGTACCAAGACTCTTCTACACTTTGCCgtctcctctctttctcttccaattCTCCACCTCTTCTCTCACTCGCCGACGCACTCAACGTCTTCCAG GATTCTAGCAGTTTGATTAGACAGTCTGATAGATTCTCTGAATATGGCGAGATTCTGGCTCATGTGTTTCGTTCTCTACAAAGTTACCGAGTTGGGAATCTAGTCGAAGCATACCTTGCTTTCGATAAGTTTGCCAA TGCATTTGTTCAGGAGTTTCGTAATTGGGAATCTGCTTGGGCATTGGAAGCTCTGTATGTAGTTTGTTATGAAATTCGAGTTCTTGCGGAAAAG GCTGATAAAGATTTAACTTCTAATGGAAAGTCTCCAGAGAAATTAAAAGCAGCTGGGTCTCTTCTCATGAAAGTTTTTGGAGTTCTTGCT GGGAAAGGTCCAAAACGAGTCGGAGCATTATATGTGACTTGCCAATTGTTCAAGACCTACTTTAAG cTTGGAACCGTCAATCTTTGTCGAAGTGTAATAAGAAGTATCGAAACTGCTCGGATATTTGACTTTGAGGAGTTTCCAAGAAGAGATAAG GTTACATACATGTATTATACCGGCCGATTAGAAGTCTTCAACGAAAATTTTCCTGCT GCTGATACAAAGCTATCATATGCCTTGCAAAATTGCAACCCCAAAAGAGAACGAAATATAAG GATGATATTAAAGTATTTGGTACCGGTGAAGCTTTCTTTAGGAATTATACCAAAAGATGAGCTCCTGCGAAATTATAATCTGCATGAG TACACAAAGATTGTGCAAGCTCTGAGAAAGGGTGATCTAAGGCTTCTCCGGCATGCTCTTCAAGAACATGAAGATCG GTTCTTGAGGTCGGGTGTGTATCTTGTCTTGGAAAAGCTAGAGCTCCAAGTCTACCAGAGACTCATGAAGAAAAT TTATATAAACCAGAAGCTGAGTGATCCAGCGAGAGCTCACCAGCTGAAGCTTGAAGGGATTGCCAAAGCACTAAGATGGCTAGATATGGACATGGATCTGGACGAG GTGGAATGTATAATGACGATATTGATATACAAAAACCTTGTGAAAGGTTATTTAGCTCACAAGAGCAAAGTGGTAGTTCTAAGCAAGCAAGATCCTTTCCCTAAACTAAACGGGAAGCCTGTTAGCTCATAA
- the CDA1 gene encoding cytidine deaminase 1 (cytidine deaminase 1 (CDA1); CONTAINS InterPro DOMAIN/s: Cytidine deaminase, homodimeric (InterPro:IPR006263), APOBEC/CMP deaminase, zinc-binding (InterPro:IPR016192), CMP/dCMP deaminase, zinc-binding (InterPro:IPR002125), Cytidine deaminase-like (InterPro:IPR016193), Cytidine/deoxycytidylate deaminase, zinc-binding domain (InterPro:IPR013171); BEST Arabidopsis thaliana protein match is: Cytidine/deoxycytidylate deaminase family protein (TAIR:AT4G29610.1); Has 2638 Blast hits to 2526 proteins in 1057 species: Archae - 42; Bacteria - 2022; Metazoa - 110; Fungi - 58; Plants - 130; Viruses - 0; Other Eukaryotes - 276 (source: NCBI BLink).), with amino-acid sequence MDKPSFVIQSKEAESAAKQLGVSVIQLLPSLVKPAQSYARTPISKFNVAVVGLGSSGRIFLGVNVEFPNLPLHHSIHAEQFLVTNLTLNGERHLNFFAVSAAPCGHCRQFLQEIRDAPEIKILITDPNNSADSDSAADSDGFLRLGSFLPHRFGPDDLLGKDHPLLLESHDNHLKISDLDSICNGNTDSSADLKQTALAAANRSYAPYSLCPSGVSLVDCDGKVYRGWYMESAAYNPSMGPVQAALVDYVANGGGGGYERIVGAVLVEKEDAVVRQEHTARLLLETISPKCEFKVFHCYEA; translated from the coding sequence ATGGATAAGCCAAGCTTCGTAATCCAATCCAAAGAAGCAGAATCCGCCGCGAAACAACTCGGCGTTTCCGTCATTCAGCTCCTCCCGTCGCTAGTCAAACCAGCACAATCCTACGCTCGAACTCCGATTTCGAAATTCAACGTCGCAGTCGTCGGACTCGGATCATCAGGTCGGATCTTCTTAGGCGTCAATGTCGAATTCCCAAATCTCCCTCTCCACCACTCAATCCACGCCGAACAGTTCCTCGTCACCAATCTCACACTCAACGGTGAACGTCATCTCAATTTCTTCGCCGTCTCCGCCGCACCATGTGGCCATTGCCGTCAATTCCTCCAAGAAATTCGCGACGCACCTGAAATCAAAATCCTTATCACCGATCCAAACAACTCCGCCGATTCCGATTCCGCCGCCGATTCAGACGGATTCTTACGTCTCGGAAGCTTCTTGCCACACAGATTCGGTCCCGACGATCTTCTCGGGAAAgatcatcctcttcttctcgaATCTCACGATAACCATCTCAAAATCTCAGATCTGGATTCGATTTGTAACGGAAACACCGATTCATCCGCCGATTTGAAACAAACGGCTTTAGCGGCGGCGAATAGATCGTACGCGCCGTATAGTTTATGTCCATCGGGAGTTTCGCTGGTGGATTGTGACGGGAAAGTGTACAGAGGTTGGTATATGGAATCGGCGGCGTATAATCCTAGTATGGGACCAGTACAGGCGGCGTTGGTTGATTATGTGGCtaatggtggtggaggaggataCGAGAGGATCGTCGGAGCGGTTCTggtggagaaagaagatgcGGTGGTGAGGCAAGAGCACACGGCGAGGTTGTTATTAGAGACTATATCGCCGAAATGCGAATTCAAAGTGTTTCATTGCTATGAAGCTTAG